In the genome of Quercus robur chromosome 3, dhQueRobu3.1, whole genome shotgun sequence, one region contains:
- the LOC126716603 gene encoding putative disease resistance protein At3g14460 has protein sequence MLRISYYRGTTLSPIWLASLTNLKELCLYYARELMSLPSLGMIPSLESLTISFAQRLKKVGVDFLGIESENKKEDMKIFPNLKYLEFFGLGEWEEWIGGTREGGKEDEDCITIMPRLQKLTIHYCRKLKSLPDFLRTTPLKELEIGDCPIIKKRCRRETGVDWRNISHIPIIKLTDTPFPTLR, from the exons ATGTTACGCATTAGTTATTACCGGGGCACCACATTGTCTCCTATTTGGTTGGCGTCTTTAACCAATTTGAAAGAGCTTTGTCTCTATTACGCCAGGGAGTTAATGAGTTTGCCTTCTTTGGGGATGATTCCGAGCCTCGAATCATTAACTATATCGTTTGCGCAGAGATTGAAAAAAGTTGGAGTTGATTTTTTGGGAATAGAATCTGAAAACAAGAAAGAAGACATGAAAATATTCCCAAATTTGAAATATCTCGAATTCTTTGGTTTGGGCGAGTGGGAAGAATGGATTGGAGGAACGAGagaaggaggaaaagaagacGAAGACTGTATTACTATAATGCCGCGTCTTCAAAAGTTGACAATTCACTACTGCAGAAAGTTAAAGTCGTTGCCGGATTTCCTGCGAACAACTCCATTGAAGGAATTGGAGATCGGTGACTGTCCAATTATCAAGAAACGTTGCCGAAGAGAGACAGGAGTGGACTGGCGCAACATTTCTCACATCCCAATCATCAAATTAACTGATACTCCATTCCCTACGTTGCG GTAA